A genomic stretch from Chitinophagaceae bacterium includes:
- a CDS encoding aminotransferase class V-fold PLP-dependent enzyme — MIYADWTASGRAYAPIEERLQHEIMPLLANTHTETTVTGTAMTRAYEQSKHIIKQHVNAGSDDVLIFAGSGMTGAVNKLQRLLGLRIPERIMDYVKQGRLPSADELKSSKVSIHSLFSNYLDIDPELKPVVFVSHMEHHSNQTSWLETIADVEIIPNDENGNINLVELEILLKKYQHRKNKVAAITGCSNVTGIQTHYHKVAQLVHAHSGLCFVDFACSAPYVSIDMHPANMEDADLDAIFFSPHKFLGGQGTPGVLIFHKSLYHNIIPDQPGGGTVTYTNPWKYHEYITDIEHREDGGTPPFLQGIKAALAVKLKEEMGVEQMLEREEELLKIIFDRLPKVEGIELLEGQNSNRLGVISFIVMGTHFNLVVKLLNDRFGIQTRGGCACAGTYGHILLHVDELHSYEILDEINSGDLSCKPGWIRMSVHPVMTNDEINFIIDAIEQVALHYNVWKTDYVYETDTNEYHHHSYKDKIGEQVNDWFEKKLN; from the coding sequence ATGATTTATGCCGACTGGACTGCCAGTGGCCGGGCCTATGCCCCAATTGAAGAACGACTTCAGCATGAAATTATGCCGTTGCTGGCGAATACTCATACCGAAACAACGGTAACAGGCACAGCTATGACCCGTGCTTATGAACAGTCGAAGCATATTATTAAACAACATGTAAATGCCGGTTCTGATGATGTGTTGATTTTTGCAGGAAGTGGTATGACCGGTGCAGTAAACAAACTGCAACGTCTGCTTGGTTTGCGTATTCCCGAACGGATTATGGACTATGTAAAACAGGGCAGGCTCCCTTCAGCAGATGAATTGAAGAGCAGCAAAGTAAGTATCCATTCCCTGTTCAGCAATTACCTTGATATTGATCCGGAGTTGAAACCGGTTGTTTTTGTGTCACATATGGAGCATCATTCCAATCAAACATCATGGCTTGAAACAATTGCAGATGTTGAAATTATTCCCAATGATGAAAACGGCAATATCAACCTGGTTGAACTGGAAATATTATTAAAGAAATATCAGCACAGGAAAAACAAGGTTGCAGCAATCACGGGTTGCTCGAATGTAACAGGAATTCAAACACATTATCATAAAGTAGCACAGTTGGTTCATGCACATAGCGGATTATGTTTTGTTGATTTCGCCTGTTCTGCACCGTATGTTTCCATTGATATGCATCCGGCAAATATGGAAGATGCAGATCTTGATGCGATATTCTTTTCGCCGCATAAGTTTTTGGGTGGACAGGGAACGCCCGGTGTATTGATCTTTCACAAAAGTTTATATCATAATATTATTCCCGATCAGCCCGGCGGTGGAACGGTAACTTATACCAACCCATGGAAGTATCATGAATACATTACGGATATTGAACACAGGGAAGATGGTGGTACTCCACCTTTTTTACAGGGAATTAAAGCAGCACTGGCGGTAAAACTGAAAGAAGAAATGGGTGTTGAACAAATGCTGGAACGGGAAGAAGAATTATTGAAGATCATTTTTGATCGTCTTCCAAAAGTGGAAGGAATTGAATTACTGGAAGGACAAAACTCAAACAGGCTGGGTGTAATTTCTTTTATCGTCATGGGAACACATTTCAATCTTGTAGTTAAATTGCTCAACGACCGTTTTGGAATTCAAACACGTGGAGGATGTGCCTGTGCAGGTACTTATGGTCATATTTTACTGCATGTTGATGAATTACATTCTTACGAAATTCTTGATGAAATTAACAGTGGTGACCTTTCCTGCAAACCGGGATGGATCCGCATGTCTGTTCATCCTGTAATGACCAACGATGAAATTAACTTTATCATTGATGCCATTGAACAGGTAGCCCTGCATTACAACGTATGGAAAACTGATTATGTGTACGAGACTGATACCAATGAGTATCATCATCATTCGTATAAAGATAAAATCGGGGAACAGGTGAATGATTGGTTTGAAAAAAAATTGAATTAA
- the paaA gene encoding 1,2-phenylacetyl-CoA epoxidase subunit A, protein MSLPETDNQFQLKIDAEIKIEPKDWMPEAYRKTNLRQISQHAHSEVVGMLPEGNWISRAPSLKRKAILIAKVQDEAGHGLYLYCAAETLGMSREQMIDDLLSGKAKYSSIFNYPSLTWADMGAIGWLVDGAAILNQVMLCRTSYGPYARAMVRICKEESFHQRQGFESLLVLSKGTAEQKEMCQDAINRWWWPSLMMFGPKDSESTNSDQSMKWKIKRKSNDELRQNFVDMIAEQIKLLGMTLPDPNLKWNEERRHYDFGEINWEEFWNVVKGNGPCNKQRLDAKRKAHEEGRWRREATACHAEKRKKPQTPEGALAAA, encoded by the coding sequence ATGTCATTACCAGAAACAGATAACCAATTTCAACTAAAAATCGATGCTGAAATCAAGATTGAGCCAAAAGACTGGATGCCGGAAGCTTACCGTAAAACCAATCTTCGCCAGATTAGTCAGCATGCACACAGCGAAGTAGTTGGAATGCTGCCCGAGGGGAACTGGATCAGCCGTGCTCCTTCTTTAAAACGTAAAGCAATCCTTATTGCTAAAGTGCAGGATGAAGCTGGCCATGGTTTGTATTTGTATTGTGCAGCAGAAACGCTTGGCATGAGTCGTGAACAGATGATTGATGATCTGTTGAGTGGTAAAGCCAAATATTCTTCCATCTTTAATTATCCATCATTAACATGGGCCGATATGGGTGCAATCGGCTGGCTGGTTGATGGAGCAGCCATTCTGAACCAGGTGATGCTTTGCAGAACTTCTTACGGACCGTATGCAAGAGCAATGGTACGTATCTGTAAAGAAGAAAGTTTTCATCAGCGCCAGGGATTTGAATCGTTGCTGGTGTTATCAAAAGGAACAGCTGAACAAAAAGAAATGTGCCAGGATGCAATCAACCGCTGGTGGTGGCCAAGCCTCATGATGTTTGGACCGAAAGACAGTGAAAGCACCAACAGTGATCAAAGCATGAAGTGGAAGATCAAACGCAAAAGTAATGATGAACTGCGGCAGAATTTTGTTGACATGATTGCTGAGCAGATAAAACTTCTCGGCATGACTTTACCCGATCCAAACCTGAAATGGAATGAAGAACGCAGGCATTATGATTTTGGAGAAATCAACTGGGAAGAATTCTGGAATGTGGTAAAAGGAAATGGTCCCTGCAATAAACAACGCCTGGATGCAAAACGTAAAGCACATGAAGAAGGCAGATGGAGGAGAGAAGCAACAGCATGTCATGCAGAAAAAAGGAAGAAACCCCAAACCCCTGAAGGGGCTTTAGCAGCAGCTTAA
- the paaB gene encoding 1,2-phenylacetyl-CoA epoxidase subunit B, which produces MNIQIRKFYYGDIPDTNTGGNLSSESSQVPPSGGGGGWPLWEVFIRSKQGLDHKHVGSLKAADAQMAIENARDVYTRRMEGVSIWVVESKYIHASNPDDAESLYDPANDKVYRHPTFYDLPDEVKHM; this is translated from the coding sequence ATGAACATTCAAATAAGAAAATTTTATTACGGCGATATTCCTGACACAAATACAGGTGGTAACCTCTCATCGGAGAGTTCCCAAGTTCCCCCTTCAGGGGGCGGAGGGGGCTGGCCTTTATGGGAAGTATTCATCCGCAGCAAACAGGGATTGGATCATAAACATGTGGGCAGCTTAAAAGCTGCTGATGCACAGATGGCTATTGAAAATGCAAGAGATGTTTATACAAGAAGAATGGAAGGTGTAAGCATCTGGGTGGTGGAAAGCAAATATATTCATGCAAGTAACCCCGATGATGCAGAGAGTTTATATGACCCTGCCAATGATAAAGTATACCGTCATCCTACGTTTTACGATTTACCTGATGAAGTAAAACATATGTAG